GGCTGCTACATGCTCTTCTGCTGCTTTTTCATGCTCTTGGCCTGACATCAGGTAGGCTTCTGTAGAAACCTGCTTGTTCATGCGAGCAATCTTGGCGTACTCCTGGGAGGCGCGGGCATGCTCTTGCACCGACTGACCCCGCTCCTCAATGATCTGCCCTACCTCAGCGATCGCACCCTCTTGATTTTGCAGAGTCTTGCCCACTGTCTCAATAGATTTTCCATGCTTTTCTGACACCTCTGCATGTTTCAGAGCCGCTTCAGCATTTTCTGGTGCTATCTCATGCATATGCTTGTCCTTCCATTTGGCAACCAAGCTGCCTTATCTTTTCGTTTGGCTTCAGCATAAAAAGAATCATTTTGGGTAGCACCTACCTCTGGACTCAGGCTAGACCAAACTAGGTTCACGATTGCGGATACCAACTTTGGCGACGCAGATATCGACAAACTCTTTCACGCAGTAGATAAATCAACAAAAGGAGATCTAAAGTTTTTTCGAACCACTGAAATTCGTAGCCGTAATAGCGTGGGTCCCAATAGCTGATGGCACTGTGGAATCGAACGCTCCAGTTCAGCGGAAAGAACAACAAAGGGCCGTCATCTACATGAGTCAAGATGTCTACGGTGGTGTGGAAGAGGCAAGCGAGCAGAAACCAAAATAGCCAGCGAGTGCGAGAGCCAATGTGACGTCGCTTTAGCCATACATAAGCTACTCCCAACACTAAGAGCACTGGAGCGTGCAAGGTATTGTGAGCCGCGATCCAAAAAGGGTCGTGAAAATAAAGCTCGTCAAACAGGAGATGCGCTGTATCCGCCAAGCTCCAGCCTCGGATGAAGTGATAGTAGACAAGGCCACCGATCGATAGCACCCAAAGAGGCAGATCAGGAGCTACAGAACCTAGCAAGAAGGCTCGCTTAACGATCGGCACTCGTGGCAGAGCTTTATCTAAAGCAGCCGTCATTAAGAAGTGAGAATAAGTGTTCATAGCGGCGATCGCACCCCATCTAGAGTGGATTGTTAGAGTGAAAAAGATTTTGTGAGTCAACCAATCCGTTGTAGCAACTCAGGGAGCCAACATGGAGAAGCGATCGCTCGGTAACTCTGACATCCAAATTTCGCCTGTTCTCATGGGTACCTGGCAAGCGGGCAAACGGATGTGGATAGGGATTGAGGATGCCGACACAATTAAAGCGATTCGAGCGGCCTTTGAGGCAGGCATCACCACCATCGACACCGCCGAAGTTTATGGAGAAGGGCACTCAGAGCGAGTCGTGGCAGAAGCCCTCTCCGATGTACGGGATCAAACGGTTTAGGCCACCAAAGTTTTTGCCAACCACCTCAAATATGACCAGGTGATCGAAGCTTGCGATCGCTCTCTCAAAAATCTCAAAACCGACTACATCGACCTGTATCAAATCCATTGGCCTTCTGGAGTTTTTAACAGCGAGGTCGTGCCAATTGAGGAACCATGCGGGCTTTGAATGACCTGAAGCAACAAGGCAAAATTCGGGCGATCGGGGTTTCCAACTTTTCTCGCGCTCAGCTAGAAGAAGCTTCCCACTATGGCCGCATCGACAGTTTGCAGCCGCCTTACTCGCTGTTTTGGCGCTACGTCGAAACCGACGCCATGCCGTACTGCGTCGAAAACAACATCTCTATCTTGGCCTACTCTTCTCTGGCACAAGGATTACTCACCGGAAAGTTTGGTCCGGGCCACACCTTCGACTCAGCCGATAATCGCGCTAAAAACAAGCTATTTCAAGGAGAGAACTACGAACGCGCCCAGGCCGCATTAGACAAACTCCGTCCGATCGCGGAACGGCATCACTGTACGCTGGCGAACCTGGCCTTAGCTTGGTTGATTGCCCAACCCCAAGCCAACGCGATCGCGGGTGCCCGCAACGCCGAGCAATCAGTACAAAATGCCCAAGCGGCGGACGTGAAGCTCTCTGCTGAAGACCTTAAAGAAATAGACGCGATCGCTCGGATAGTTACCGATCCCTTAGCGAATGAAGGCCCTGTGATGTGGAGTTGGGCTAGCCTTTAGAGGTTCATAGATGTAAGAAAAAATTTCATTCCTTGGGCGTAGCTTAAGGAAACTCAATTTCTAGCTCAAGGATGACTCCCAAGGCAATTAAAACTCTTAATGTTCTACGAGAGAGTGTGCCGAATCGATTGAAGCAGACCTCAAAAAATTCAAAACGGATTCAGAGTTTGTCCAGACTGCAAACGCTTTAGAAAACAAGGAATTTTAAGATGAAATCTTCAGGCTTATCCAAAGTTATTGGGGCTGGTGTTCTTACCCTCAGTTTGGCAGTACTCCCCCTAACTCTCCCTAGCGCAGCTCAAGATGCTACAGGTGGAGCTACTGGCACTACTGGTACTGGCACTACTGGTACTGCTGGCACGACTGGCACTGGTCTCGGTACTGATGCAACGGGCACCACCGGAACCACGGGCACTGGCACGACTGGCACTGCGGGCACGACTGGCACTGGTCTCGGTACTGATGCAACGGGCACCACCGGAACCACGGGCACTGGCACGACTGGCACTGCGGGCACGACTGGCACTGGTCTCGGTACTGATGCAACGGGTACCACCGGAACTACGGGTACTGGCACCACTGGTACTGCGGGCACGACTGGCACTGGTCTCGGTACTGATGCAACGGGTACCACCGGAACCACGGGCACTGGCACCACTGGCACTGATACCACCACTGGCACCACCGGAACTACTGGTACTGGCACCACTGGAACTACTGGTACTGGCACTGGTCTCGGTACTGATACAACTGGTACTACCGGAACCACGGGTACAACCGGAACCACGGGTACAACCACAGCTCCTAGCACCACAACTACCACCACAACTGCAACAGATACCGCTGGCGATCGCGACTTTGACTGGGGTTGGTTAGGTCTTCTCGGTTTACTCGGCTTGGCAGGTCTAACTCGTAAGACTGAAACTGCTACGACCTACCGCGATCCTGCTGAGACCACTCGGACTCGCTACTAAATCCTGACTGAGTCACAAACTGGGTGCAAACCAATTGAATAGCGGGTGAGTAAGAGCCTTGGGTGATGCCTGAGGCTTTTGCTTTTAGCCAGCGATCGCAACATCAAATCGTCAAGTCAGGGTGCTTCTACATCTAATCTTGTTGATGAGAAAATTTGTACGCTCCAATAGCAGAAAGGGCGATCGCAGCTAACAGTAATACCCCAACGCTATACCAAGGAAACTGGCTCAGCGGCAGGTAAGCAGCGGATCTTAAGCCAATGCTGGTATAGGTGAGCGGCAACAAATAAACAATTCCTTTGAGCGCAACGGGTAAGCTGGCAGGATCAAAAAACGTGGCTCCGAGAAACGACATCGGCACAATCAAAAAGTTGTTGTAGAGACCGACACTTTCGAGCGATCGCACACTCAGCCCTACAATCACACCCAAGCCTGCAAACACGGCGCAGTTCAGCACTAGCAGCAGCAGAAACAACGGGTTCAAGAAGCTCCAAATTTTCCCGGTAAACAAAATAGCCACCAAGATGACCGAGCCTGAAGTCATTAACCCCCGAATGACCCCGGCTAGCATCTTGCCGAGAAACAACGACAAAGGATGCACTGGGAGCAACAGCATTTCTTCAAACGTCTTGGTAAATAGCCGCTCTCCACAAATTGAGAAAGTGGTGCCCCCAAAACTGATTGCCATTGACGACAACGCCACCATTCCAGGCAAAATAAATTGCAAGTAATTTTCGCCTGCGGAGGGTTGAGCCACTTTGTCCAAAGAGCTGCCTAAACCCAAACCAAACGCCAAAATATAAATTAGAGGGGAAACTAAACCAGACGCCGCAATTTGGGCAATCCGAATTCTTAAATCTAGCCAATCTCCCCACAAAACTGTGAGGCTGTCTCCCACAATTGTTTGAGTGGGCGAACTGAAAGGCTTTCCTGATCGAAATGAAGATGAAGTCACGCGTAATCGCCTAAAAAGTTGACCACACAAGCCTTTCTATTGTCACACGACTCAGATCACTGAAAAATTAACGGCATACTGGAAGAGGAAGCGCAGTTGCAACTCTACTTTGCCAATTACTTGCAATTCAAATAGTCATTATGAATCGCCGACCTAAGCCTTCACCTCCTCCATCTCGCCCTGCTAATTCCAACCGCAACAGCTCCAATGGCTCCAACGGCTCCAACGGCTCGTCGTTTGCTTCGGCCTTGAGCGCGACGACGCTGGCGATTTTGAGCGGTGTCCTTATTTTGGGCATTGGCATTGGCATTGCGTTTAGCTCTGTGGCTAGCTCTGGACCGCAGAACGTGGCGACCCGTGAGTTTATCGATCGCGCAGCACCGAACCCAGAAATTTGTGTGCAGTACGGTGCGAGTGCGATCACGATGGACACCAGGGTGTTTGTGACGATGAACCCGTTTAGCGTCTATATTTCGCAACCTAAAATGCAGCCTGGATGCGTCTTACGCAGCAGTAACTGGGAAGTTTTGCGGCAACGCAACTTGATTTCTGGCGATCAATTGCGTGAATGCAAAAACCGCATGAATACGTTTGGCTTTACTGGAACTCTGGAAAATTCTCCCCAAATTAATTGCATCTACCAAAACGATGCGGCGCAAAACCTCTTCCTGAACCAAACTGGTGCAGGTGCAGCGCCTGTCCCCGAAAGCGACAAGTTCTAAAATATCAATCGTGAATTACCCGACGCTCATCGCTAGGCGATAGAGTACGGGCTTCCAACTTCAACGGGAGTTACCTCCGAATTCATGGATTTTTTACGTCCAGAACCCTTCGGATTTACACTCCCTCGATTGGCAGTAGCGCTGATTCCCAACGCCAGTAATCGCAAGCCTTCATTTCTGATATTGATTGCCGCATTTACATCCCGCTCATGCCGTTGCTGGCAGTGCGGGCAATCAAAGAAGCGGACAGAGAGATCCATTTTGGGGATTTGTAGCAGCGTGTTTGAACACAAATGAGACGACGGGAAAAACCTGTCTACTTCAAGATAGGTTTTGCCGTCGAATTCACTCTTGTACTTGAGCATGGTGCAAAACTTACCCCAGCCCGCATCGCTGATGGCTTTGGCAAGAGTATGATTTTTTACCATGTTTTTGACTGCCAGATTTTCCACCACCACAACTTGGTTTTCGTTGACTAGCTTGCGAGATAGTTTGTGGAGAAAATCTTCTCTGACTCTGGCAATTTTGCCGTGAACTTTAGCGACCAGGCGACGCGCTTTCATGCGAGTCTTACTACCCTTGGTTTTTCTGGATAGCTTTTGCTGCTTACGCTTTAAGTTCTTAGCATGTTTCTTAAGATGCTTAGGATTGCTGAACTTTGAGCCATCAGAAGTGACGGCAAAATCAATGAGCCCTAAGTCAATCCCAACGGCTTTACCATCACTGGTAATTTCAGGCTGAGCGGTAGCGTCATCAATCAATAAAGAGGCAAAATAGCGCCCTTCAGGGGTCTTAGATACCGTAACGGTCTTAATCTTGCCTGTAGGTAAAATGCGATGGATTTTAGCTTTTACGGTGCCTAGATTCCCAGGGAACTTAATCGCATCATCACCCTGAAGTTTTACGTTGGCAGGATATTGAACCGACTGCCTATCAAACTTGCTTTTGAATGTGGGGTATTTTGCCCGCCCCTCAAAGAAGTTGATAAACGCTTGAGAGAGGTTCAAGATCGATTGCTGGAGACACTGGGAATAGGTTTCCTTCAGCCATTCAAACTCTTTCTTTAGTTCTGGTATCCGCTTCTTCATGTCGTAAGCAGATACGCCTTTACCCGTTTCCTTGTAGGTCGCAGACATTAAGGAAAGCGACTGATTCCAGAGCCATCGAGTTGCGCCAAAATCTTTGGACAGCTGAATGACCTGCTCGTCAGTCGGATAAATTCGCACCTTTGTTGCTTTGATCACACCCTCAGCTTAGCGTATTTCTAGATTTATGATAAGCATTATAGATAGTGTGTTCCTATGCCTTCGGCAGGCTACGCCAACGGGCGCTGTTGCCTTCCCTGGCCTACGGAATC
The sequence above is a segment of the Trichocoleus desertorum ATA4-8-CV12 genome. Coding sequences within it:
- a CDS encoding ABC transporter permease; this encodes MTSSSFRSGKPFSSPTQTIVGDSLTVLWGDWLDLRIRIAQIAASGLVSPLIYILAFGLGLGSSLDKVAQPSAGENYLQFILPGMVALSSMAISFGGTTFSICGERLFTKTFEEMLLLPVHPLSLFLGKMLAGVIRGLMTSGSVILVAILFTGKIWSFLNPLFLLLLVLNCAVFAGLGVIVGLSVRSLESVGLYNNFLIVPMSFLGATFFDPASLPVALKGIVYLLPLTYTSIGLRSAAYLPLSQFPWYSVGVLLLAAIALSAIGAYKFSHQQD
- a CDS encoding transposase — its product is MIKATKVRIYPTDEQVIQLSKDFGATRWLWNQSLSLMSATYKETGKGVSAYDMKKRIPELKKEFEWLKETYSQCLQQSILNLSQAFINFFEGRAKYPTFKSKFDRQSVQYPANVKLQGDDAIKFPGNLGTVKAKIHRILPTGKIKTVTVSKTPEGRYFASLLIDDATAQPEITSDGKAVGIDLGLIDFAVTSDGSKFSNPKHLKKHAKNLKRKQQKLSRKTKGSKTRMKARRLVAKVHGKIARVREDFLHKLSRKLVNENQVVVVENLAVKNMVKNHTLAKAISDAGWGKFCTMLKYKSEFDGKTYLEVDRFFPSSHLCSNTLLQIPKMDLSVRFFDCPHCQQRHERDVNAAINIRNEGLRLLALGISATANRGSVNPKGSGRKKSMNSEVTPVEVGSPYSIA
- a CDS encoding DUF3172 domain-containing protein, which produces MNRRPKPSPPPSRPANSNRNSSNGSNGSNGSSFASALSATTLAILSGVLILGIGIGIAFSSVASSGPQNVATREFIDRAAPNPEICVQYGASAITMDTRVFVTMNPFSVYISQPKMQPGCVLRSSNWEVLRQRNLISGDQLRECKNRMNTFGFTGTLENSPQINCIYQNDAAQNLFLNQTGAGAAPVPESDKF
- a CDS encoding WGxxGxxG-CTERM domain-containing protein; this encodes MAVLPLTLPSAAQDATGGATGTTGTGTTGTAGTTGTGLGTDATGTTGTTGTGTTGTAGTTGTGLGTDATGTTGTTGTGTTGTAGTTGTGLGTDATGTTGTTGTGTTGTAGTTGTGLGTDATGTTGTTGTGTTGTDTTTGTTGTTGTGTTGTTGTGTGLGTDTTGTTGTTGTTGTTGTTTAPSTTTTTTTATDTAGDRDFDWGWLGLLGLLGLAGLTRKTETATTYRDPAETTRTRY